The bacterium genomic sequence GATGTGGCGAGCGCGGAACCGAAGTCCGAGGAGGGGCCGCCGTCGTTCGAGGCGGCCTGCACGTTCCGTCCCGTCCGAGGAAAAGCAGATGCCGATGCCCCCGCTGCAGCTTAGGCGCTCGTTCTACGAGAAGATCGAAGTCGAGGCCGACCTCGGCCACAAGCCGGGCGAGGGATCCTCGAGCGTCGAAACGGAGATCTCCCTGCAGTCCGACAAGAGCGGGAGGAAGTGGTTCGTCGTCCTGACCATCCGCGCGCTGCCGTCCGCGGACGGGTCTCGACCGCCGTACAGGATCCACCTGCGGTGCGTCGGCGTCTTCGAAATGCCCGAGCCGAAGAAGACGCCGGACGCGGCGAAGCTCGTGGG encodes the following:
- a CDS encoding protein-export chaperone SecB, translating into MPMPPLQLRRSFYEKIEVEADLGHKPGEGSSSVETEISLQSDKSGRKWFVVLTIRALPSADGSRPPYRIHLRCVGVFEMPEPKKTPDAAKLVGATGASILFSAAREFIEMVTSRSAWGAFRLPTKSFADLSFEKQEEPPRTSKARGTGLGDVRGESRAGARRKRPNRKS